One Fontisphaera persica DNA window includes the following coding sequences:
- a CDS encoding PhnD/SsuA/transferrin family substrate-binding protein, whose product MRRWQYFGLVSTLGLCGWLQAATPAYPPSRLTILVMDPLAKALCCACVAGTGQRDYDALGHHFSKTLKMPVEVKYAITPHEALRAVLPRGPDLIIGKESLIPPLAESWKWPIQPVARLTDLQGKTTLTGLFVVPAADPAQDLADLEGRDLWLGPMEEVEKHGAAMAALRGAGITPGTVTKISPSCTTTAQELLDLAGRPSPVGVVSSYALPLLEGCGNIPRRSLRLVGRTAPVPFITVFRYRDLEPPLAEAMEAALWAVGKNRALCKRLESRDGFIPYEDPAKALQEWPGWGGAQRRGLTAELPAALPQPLPMLWERKLNHAGLGGIAVAQGYVVLGDRDPLDQADVWRCYRADSGEAVWAIMQRTRGLRLDYGNSPRATPLLAQGRAYLLGAYGDLLAVELASGKVLWKRHLVKDFQGCRPKWGYANSPLLYENRLWVLPGGTKRFVAGLDPATGKILCAGPGSGAPAYAALMAGEWQGRSQVVAYDENSLSAWDTQTGLPLWKLTPPVEGDFNVPTPMALGDGLLLATENNGARWHRFDGRGRLNPQPTAKYQPLHPVTATPIVVGQRVLGACDGLHCLDWRADLKQWVTLWKNEEDAWAEHVSFISDGQRILALGFRGDLLLLDATAPDFRPLAHQRLFEEDEELYAFPAVAQGKLYVRGRQVLRCYNLAK is encoded by the coding sequence ATGAGGCGATGGCAATATTTTGGGCTGGTCAGCACGCTCGGACTGTGCGGCTGGCTGCAAGCCGCCACACCAGCTTATCCACCATCCCGGCTGACGATTCTGGTGATGGACCCCCTGGCCAAAGCATTGTGCTGCGCCTGTGTGGCGGGCACCGGCCAGCGGGACTATGACGCCTTGGGGCATCATTTCTCCAAGACCCTGAAAATGCCGGTCGAGGTGAAATATGCCATCACTCCCCATGAAGCCCTGAGGGCGGTCTTGCCTCGGGGGCCAGACTTGATTATTGGCAAAGAATCGCTCATTCCGCCCCTGGCCGAGTCCTGGAAATGGCCCATCCAGCCGGTGGCCCGCTTAACGGATTTGCAGGGCAAAACCACCTTGACCGGCTTGTTTGTGGTGCCTGCGGCTGACCCAGCGCAAGACCTTGCAGATTTGGAGGGCCGGGACTTGTGGCTGGGGCCGATGGAGGAAGTGGAAAAGCACGGCGCAGCCATGGCTGCGCTGCGGGGAGCCGGGATCACGCCGGGCACGGTTACCAAGATTTCGCCCAGTTGCACCACTACGGCGCAGGAGCTGCTGGACTTAGCGGGACGGCCCTCGCCGGTGGGGGTGGTGTCCAGCTACGCCCTGCCTTTGTTGGAGGGCTGCGGCAACATCCCCCGCCGCTCGCTCCGCCTGGTTGGGCGCACCGCGCCAGTCCCGTTTATTACCGTCTTCCGGTACCGCGACTTGGAGCCGCCGCTGGCAGAGGCCATGGAAGCGGCGTTATGGGCCGTGGGGAAAAACCGGGCGTTGTGCAAGCGGCTGGAATCGCGCGATGGTTTTATACCGTATGAGGACCCCGCCAAAGCCTTGCAGGAATGGCCGGGCTGGGGCGGGGCGCAACGGCGCGGCTTGACGGCTGAATTGCCGGCGGCTTTGCCGCAACCGTTGCCCATGCTCTGGGAACGCAAACTCAATCACGCCGGCCTGGGCGGCATCGCGGTGGCCCAAGGGTATGTGGTGCTGGGGGACCGTGACCCGCTGGACCAAGCCGACGTGTGGCGCTGTTATCGCGCCGACTCCGGGGAGGCTGTCTGGGCCATCATGCAACGCACCCGCGGACTGCGGCTGGATTACGGGAATTCCCCCCGCGCCACCCCCTTGCTGGCGCAAGGACGAGCGTATTTGCTGGGCGCTTATGGAGACCTGCTGGCGGTGGAGCTGGCCTCCGGCAAAGTGCTTTGGAAACGGCATCTGGTCAAAGACTTCCAAGGTTGCAGGCCCAAGTGGGGCTATGCCAATTCCCCCCTGCTTTATGAAAACCGGCTCTGGGTGTTGCCGGGCGGCACGAAACGTTTTGTCGCCGGGCTGGACCCGGCCACCGGCAAAATTCTGTGTGCCGGGCCGGGCAGCGGCGCACCTGCTTACGCGGCGCTGATGGCGGGCGAGTGGCAAGGCCGCAGCCAGGTGGTGGCCTACGACGAAAACAGCCTGAGTGCATGGGACACGCAAACGGGGCTGCCCTTGTGGAAACTGACCCCGCCGGTGGAAGGCGACTTCAACGTGCCCACGCCCATGGCCCTCGGGGATGGCCTGCTGCTGGCCACCGAGAACAACGGCGCCCGCTGGCATCGGTTTGACGGGCGGGGGCGTCTCAACCCGCAACCCACCGCCAAGTACCAGCCTCTCCATCCCGTGACGGCCACCCCCATCGTGGTGGGCCAGCGCGTGCTCGGCGCCTGCGACGGTTTGCATTGTCTAGACTGGCGGGCGGACCTGAAGCAGTGGGTTACCCTCTGGAAAAACGAGGAGGACGCCTGGGCCGAGCATGTCTCCTTCATCTCAGATGGCCAGCGCATTTTGGCTCTGGGATTTCGCGGAGATTTGCTGCTGTTGGACGCGACTGCACCGGATTTTCGGCCGCTTGCACACCAACGATTGTTTGAAGAAGACGAGGAATTGTATGCTTTTCCCGCCGTGGCACAGGGCAAACTTTACGTGCGCGGCCGCCAAGTCCTGCGGTGTTACAATTTGGCAAAGTAG
- the acpP gene encoding acyl carrier protein, translating into MADKPVETRVKEIIVEQLGVNPDEVTSDAKIVDDLGADSLDIVELVMALEEEFGSEIPDEEAEKLQTVGDVIKYIEDIKK; encoded by the coding sequence ATGGCTGACAAACCAGTAGAAACACGGGTCAAGGAAATCATCGTCGAGCAATTAGGCGTGAATCCTGACGAAGTGACGAGCGACGCGAAAATCGTGGACGATTTGGGCGCAGACTCACTCGACATTGTCGAGCTGGTCATGGCGCTGGAGGAGGAATTTGGCAGCGAAATCCCTGACGAAGAGGCCGAGAAGCTGCAAACCGTTGGGGATGTCATCAAGTACATCGAAGACATCAAGAAATAA
- the fabG gene encoding 3-oxoacyl-[acyl-carrier-protein] reductase: MQLLENQVAVVTGAGRGIGQAIALKLAGAGADVAVVDVKLEFTQETVDKIKALGRRAWGYAANVASAAEVKAAADQILADAGKVDILVNNAGITRDTLLMRMSEEDWDAVLDINLKGTFLFTQAFCRSFLKQRSGRIINIASVIGLMGNAGQCNYGASKAGVIGFTKSAAREFASRGITVNALAPGFIQTAMTDKLTAEQKEAILKNVPLGTLGQPEDVAEAVLFFASPGARYITGQVLAVDGGLAM; encoded by the coding sequence ATGCAACTCTTGGAAAATCAAGTGGCAGTGGTGACCGGCGCCGGGCGCGGCATTGGCCAGGCCATCGCTTTGAAACTGGCCGGGGCCGGCGCTGATGTGGCCGTGGTGGATGTGAAGCTCGAATTCACCCAGGAAACGGTGGACAAAATCAAAGCGCTGGGTCGGCGGGCCTGGGGCTATGCCGCCAACGTGGCCTCCGCGGCGGAGGTCAAGGCGGCGGCCGACCAAATCCTGGCCGATGCCGGCAAGGTGGACATCCTGGTGAACAACGCCGGCATCACCCGCGACACCCTGCTCATGCGCATGAGCGAGGAAGATTGGGATGCCGTGCTGGACATCAACCTGAAGGGCACGTTTTTGTTCACGCAGGCCTTTTGCCGGAGCTTTTTGAAGCAGCGCTCCGGACGCATCATCAACATTGCCTCGGTGATTGGCCTCATGGGCAATGCAGGGCAGTGCAACTACGGCGCCAGCAAGGCGGGCGTCATTGGCTTCACCAAGTCGGCGGCCCGTGAGTTTGCCAGCCGGGGCATCACCGTCAACGCCCTGGCGCCGGGCTTCATTCAGACCGCCATGACCGATAAATTGACCGCCGAGCAGAAGGAAGCCATCCTCAAGAATGTCCCCTTGGGCACGCTGGGGCAACCGGAGGATGTGGCGGAGGCGGTGCTGTTCTTCGCCAGTCCGGGCGCGCGGTATATCACCGGCCAGGTGCTGGCCGTGGATGGTGGTCTGGCGATGTAA
- the fabF gene encoding beta-ketoacyl-ACP synthase II codes for MASSWSDRRVVITGLGVVTPLGHDPQTLWQNVVSGQCGIDRITAFDPAEFDCQIAAEVKNFDPSPAFPSPKEAKRSDRFAQFGVYAAWQALRDSGLDLERVNRDEIGVFIGSGIGGLHTTAEQHKVLLSRGPGRVSPFMIPMLILNMASGMFSMYYKLRGPNVATCSACATSTHAVGEAWRTIKMGDAQAIFAGGSEATIVPLGISGFCAMRAMSTRNHEPKKASRPFDAERDGFVMGEGAAVVLMEELEHAKARGAKIYAEVVGYGNTADAYHLSAPAPGGEGAARCMAMALRSAGLRTEDIDYINAHGTATPSGDVAETQAIKTVFGEHARKIAVNSTKGATGHMLGAAGATELVISILAMQNQVSPPTINLEKPDPECDLDYVPNTAREMRIRALLNNSFGFGGHNATVAVRQFNG; via the coding sequence ATGGCAAGCAGTTGGTCCGACCGCCGTGTCGTCATCACAGGCTTGGGGGTGGTTACGCCCTTGGGGCATGACCCGCAGACGCTGTGGCAAAATGTGGTTTCCGGCCAGTGCGGCATTGACCGCATCACGGCCTTTGACCCCGCGGAGTTTGACTGCCAGATTGCGGCGGAGGTCAAAAATTTTGACCCTTCCCCGGCCTTTCCCTCGCCCAAGGAAGCCAAGCGTTCGGACCGCTTTGCCCAATTTGGCGTCTATGCCGCCTGGCAGGCGTTGCGGGATTCGGGGCTGGACCTGGAGCGGGTGAACCGTGATGAAATTGGCGTGTTCATCGGCTCGGGCATCGGCGGCCTGCACACCACGGCTGAGCAGCACAAGGTGTTGCTCTCCCGCGGCCCCGGGCGGGTTTCGCCCTTCATGATTCCCATGCTCATCTTGAACATGGCTTCGGGCATGTTCTCGATGTACTACAAATTGCGCGGCCCCAACGTGGCCACCTGCTCCGCCTGCGCCACTTCCACCCACGCGGTGGGCGAGGCGTGGCGCACCATCAAAATGGGTGATGCCCAGGCCATCTTTGCCGGCGGCAGCGAGGCCACCATTGTGCCTCTGGGCATCAGCGGCTTCTGCGCCATGCGCGCCATGAGCACCCGCAATCATGAGCCGAAAAAAGCTTCGCGCCCCTTTGATGCGGAGCGCGATGGTTTTGTGATGGGCGAAGGCGCCGCCGTGGTGCTCATGGAGGAATTGGAGCATGCCAAGGCCCGCGGGGCCAAGATTTACGCGGAAGTTGTGGGGTACGGCAACACGGCGGACGCTTATCATCTGAGCGCCCCCGCCCCGGGAGGCGAAGGCGCCGCCCGTTGCATGGCCATGGCGTTGCGCAGCGCGGGATTGCGCACGGAAGACATTGATTACATCAACGCGCATGGCACGGCCACCCCCAGCGGGGATGTGGCGGAAACCCAGGCCATCAAGACGGTGTTTGGCGAGCATGCCCGCAAAATCGCGGTCAATTCCACCAAAGGCGCCACCGGCCACATGCTGGGTGCAGCAGGGGCCACGGAGCTGGTCATCAGCATCCTGGCCATGCAAAACCAGGTCTCCCCGCCCACCATCAACCTGGAAAAACCGGACCCGGAGTGTGATTTGGATTACGTGCCCAACACGGCGCGCGAGATGCGCATTCGGGCGCTCCTGAACAATTCCTTCGGTTTCGGCGGCCACAATGCCACGGTGGCCGTGCGCCAGTTCAACGGCTAA
- a CDS encoding 3-isopropylmalate dehydratase large subunit produces MTLTEKVLARAAGKARVQAGENVWVNADVLMTHDVCGPGTIGVFKREFGPDAKVWDRTKVVIIPDHYIFTADSNSNRNVNLLRQFVKEQGLIYFYDVIDDPNGNWQFDPAKGHFVRQYGSQYAGVCHSALPQKGHTRPGEVLFGTDSHTCTAGAFNEFATGIGNTDAGFVMGTGKLLLKVPETMHFRFEGRLQPGVMAKDIILHIIGEIGFDGATYRAMQFDGPGVASLSMDDRMTIANMAIEAGGKNGIFEFDARTAEYVENRTRLNGTKTTYEPVEPDKDQKFIYELVVDLSKLEPTVACHPDPGQRKLAKELEHIKLDRAYIGSCTGGKTSDFVEFARIIRGRKVVIDTFGVPATPEIVRDLQTTRWGDKSIWQILVEAGVMMTENAGCAACLGGPVDTFGRINKPMKCISATNRNFPGRMGHKESQVFLASPATVAASALTGRITDPREYL; encoded by the coding sequence ATGACGTTGACGGAAAAAGTGTTGGCCCGGGCCGCGGGCAAAGCCCGGGTGCAGGCAGGGGAAAATGTCTGGGTAAACGCGGACGTGCTCATGACCCACGATGTGTGCGGGCCGGGCACGATTGGGGTATTCAAGCGTGAATTTGGCCCGGACGCCAAAGTTTGGGACCGCACCAAGGTGGTCATCATTCCCGACCATTACATTTTCACCGCGGACTCCAACTCCAACCGCAACGTGAATCTGCTGCGGCAGTTTGTCAAAGAACAGGGCCTGATTTATTTCTACGATGTCATTGATGACCCCAATGGCAACTGGCAGTTTGACCCGGCCAAAGGCCATTTTGTGCGCCAGTATGGTTCCCAATATGCCGGCGTCTGCCACAGCGCCCTCCCCCAAAAGGGCCACACCCGCCCCGGCGAAGTCTTGTTTGGCACCGACAGCCATACCTGCACCGCCGGCGCCTTCAACGAGTTTGCCACGGGCATCGGCAACACGGACGCCGGCTTCGTCATGGGCACCGGCAAACTGCTGCTCAAAGTGCCGGAAACCATGCACTTCCGCTTTGAGGGCCGTTTGCAGCCGGGCGTCATGGCCAAGGATATCATCCTGCATATCATCGGCGAAATCGGCTTTGACGGCGCCACCTACCGCGCCATGCAATTTGACGGCCCCGGCGTGGCCAGCCTCTCCATGGACGACCGCATGACCATCGCCAACATGGCCATCGAAGCCGGCGGGAAAAATGGCATTTTTGAGTTTGACGCCCGCACGGCGGAATATGTGGAAAACCGCACCCGTCTTAATGGCACCAAAACCACCTACGAGCCGGTGGAGCCGGACAAGGACCAGAAGTTTATTTACGAGCTGGTGGTGGATTTGAGCAAACTGGAGCCTACCGTGGCCTGCCATCCCGACCCCGGCCAACGCAAGCTGGCCAAGGAACTGGAGCACATCAAGCTGGACCGCGCTTACATCGGCTCCTGCACTGGCGGCAAAACCAGCGACTTTGTGGAGTTTGCCCGCATCATCCGCGGACGCAAAGTGGTCATTGACACCTTCGGCGTGCCCGCCACCCCGGAAATTGTGCGGGACCTGCAAACCACCCGCTGGGGCGACAAGTCCATCTGGCAAATCCTGGTGGAGGCCGGCGTGATGATGACCGAAAACGCCGGTTGCGCGGCCTGTCTGGGCGGGCCGGTGGATACCTTTGGGCGCATCAACAAGCCCATGAAGTGCATCAGCGCCACCAACCGCAATTTCCCCGGCCGCATGGGCCATAAGGAAAGCCAGGTCTTTCTCGCCAGCCCGGCCACCGTGGCTGCCAGCGCCCTGACCGGACGCATCACTGACCCGCGGGAGTACCTTTAA
- a CDS encoding helix-turn-helix transcriptional regulator, translated as MGKRAPKTTPRTVQHTRPPLDRVRRIHHEIARGRYPNARQLAQELEVNPKTIYRDLEFMRDRLELPLEFDPRRNGYYYTAPVTDLPAVSISEGELFALVLAEKALGQYRGTPFEKPLLAAIEKIAAGLPETISVALQDLQQSISFRTRVEPLLDLEVFHTLAEAVSHRRQLRLQYRKPGGGPVEERTVDPYHLANINGEWYLFAYDHLRQATRTFVPMRIQSAVPTGKTFNRPKKFSLENWLRGSFGVVQGTGDYQVVLRFPAAAADYLREKKWHESQQLRDLPDGGVEVSFRLSGLTEVQRWVLSWGGHCQVIAPPELAAAVRQSAKLILKQHAFQGDSSQQPDGGA; from the coding sequence ATGGGCAAGCGCGCCCCCAAAACGACACCCCGGACGGTGCAACACACGCGCCCGCCCTTGGATCGTGTGCGGCGCATCCATCACGAAATCGCCCGGGGCCGCTATCCCAACGCGCGCCAGTTGGCACAGGAACTGGAGGTCAATCCCAAAACCATTTATCGCGACCTCGAGTTCATGCGCGACCGCCTGGAGCTGCCGCTGGAATTTGACCCACGGCGCAACGGTTATTACTACACTGCCCCTGTCACCGACCTGCCCGCCGTGAGCATCAGCGAAGGGGAGCTTTTTGCCCTGGTGCTGGCGGAAAAGGCCCTCGGTCAATATCGCGGCACGCCGTTTGAAAAGCCCCTGCTGGCCGCCATTGAAAAAATTGCAGCCGGCCTTCCGGAGACCATCAGCGTAGCCCTGCAAGACCTCCAGCAAAGCATCTCCTTCCGCACCCGCGTGGAGCCGCTGCTGGATTTGGAGGTGTTTCACACCCTGGCGGAGGCGGTGAGCCATCGGCGGCAGTTGCGCCTGCAATATCGCAAGCCCGGCGGCGGGCCGGTGGAAGAGCGCACGGTGGACCCCTACCACCTGGCCAACATCAACGGGGAATGGTACCTCTTCGCCTACGACCATCTGCGCCAGGCCACCCGGACGTTTGTGCCCATGCGCATCCAATCCGCCGTCCCCACCGGCAAAACCTTCAACCGCCCCAAAAAGTTTTCGCTGGAGAACTGGCTGCGCGGCAGTTTTGGCGTGGTGCAGGGGACTGGGGATTACCAGGTGGTGCTGCGTTTTCCCGCCGCTGCTGCGGACTATTTGCGCGAGAAAAAGTGGCATGAGAGCCAGCAACTGCGGGATTTGCCGGATGGGGGCGTGGAAGTGAGTTTTCGCCTGTCCGGCCTCACCGAAGTACAGCGGTGGGTCTTGAGCTGGGGCGGCCATTGTCAGGTGATTGCGCCGCCGGAACTCGCTGCCGCCGTCCGCCAGTCTGCAAAACTCATCCTGAAACAGCACGCATTTCAGGGCGATTCAAGCCAGCAGCCCGATGGCGGAGCGTAA
- a CDS encoding four helix bundle suffix domain-containing protein produces the protein MDNLIPKHGGFRNLRSFQVAQLLYDVTVRFCGRFIDKSSRTHDQMVQAARSGVQNIAEGSVASATSRKMELKLTNVARASIEELRLDYEDFLRQRGWTLWAQDDPRRLALIKRRCKTADEVAQWVKQIAQTEWKNGQDGRHGKSIVSIESIQELYAQTAANAAHVLCGVAMALLGRQIQAQARAFEQEGGLTERLFKVRQSARKKKSVDSSSHES, from the coding sequence ATGGACAACCTGATCCCCAAGCATGGTGGCTTTCGGAATTTAAGGAGCTTTCAGGTTGCCCAGCTCTTGTACGACGTAACGGTACGCTTTTGCGGGCGTTTCATTGATAAAAGTAGTAGAACCCATGACCAGATGGTGCAGGCAGCACGGTCAGGCGTTCAAAACATTGCCGAAGGCAGCGTAGCCAGCGCCACCTCCCGAAAAATGGAACTGAAGCTAACCAATGTTGCGCGCGCCAGTATCGAGGAGTTGCGCCTGGACTATGAAGATTTTTTGCGTCAACGAGGATGGACGCTCTGGGCGCAGGATGATCCTCGCCGACTGGCGCTGATTAAGCGCCGGTGTAAAACAGCCGATGAAGTAGCGCAATGGGTAAAGCAAATAGCACAGACCGAATGGAAAAATGGACAAGATGGACGGCATGGAAAGTCCATCGTGTCCATAGAGTCCATTCAGGAGCTTTATGCTCAAACTGCAGCCAACGCGGCCCATGTCCTATGTGGCGTGGCCATGGCGCTTTTGGGGCGCCAAATTCAAGCTCAAGCAAGAGCTTTTGAACAAGAAGGTGGTCTTACCGAACGCCTCTTCAAAGTACGACAGTCCGCAAGGAAAAAGAAATCAGTGGATTCTTCTTCCCATGAGAGTTGA
- a CDS encoding Gfo/Idh/MocA family protein: MRVDLSAISTPSSRRLFLRRVALAGGALAFPDVIPAAALGADAQVAPSNRVAMGFIGMGRQALYANLPWHLSSRETQVVAVCDVDAWRLEQARQKVEAAYAAQRASGQFRGCAAYRDFREVLARKDVDAVMISTPDHWHAYMAVAAARAGKDIALEKPISLSVAEGRAIVNAVRQHQRVFRTDTEVRSELKFLQLVQVVRNGLLGKVQRVLAGVPKDLAPLAQRPPAMPVPPDLDYDLWQGPAPARPYTEQRVHPVRDASKRPGWMMIRDYSQGMIANWGAHILDIVQWALNTERTGPVEVEGTGVFPQDNLWDVLQDFQVRYRYASGVEVFYSNAGRPFVRVEGAEGWIEHTWFKAEGFIASNEAWLSWKPGPNDISFPLLTEKQDFVNCVKSRRETMIPAEVGHRTTTLCQIGHIAIEVGGKLQWDPEAERFRNSEAANRLLTRPSRAPWQV; this comes from the coding sequence ATGAGAGTTGACCTGTCTGCCATCTCCACTCCCTCCTCCCGCCGCCTTTTCCTGCGCCGCGTGGCTCTCGCTGGCGGTGCCCTTGCTTTCCCGGACGTCATCCCCGCTGCGGCGCTGGGCGCGGACGCCCAAGTTGCCCCTTCCAACCGCGTTGCCATGGGGTTCATCGGCATGGGACGTCAGGCCCTATATGCCAACCTTCCCTGGCACTTGAGCTCCCGCGAAACCCAGGTGGTGGCGGTGTGCGACGTGGACGCCTGGCGGCTGGAGCAAGCCCGCCAGAAGGTGGAGGCAGCCTACGCCGCCCAGCGTGCTTCCGGCCAGTTTCGCGGTTGTGCCGCCTACCGCGATTTCCGCGAGGTGCTTGCCCGCAAAGATGTGGATGCCGTGATGATTTCCACCCCCGACCACTGGCATGCTTATATGGCGGTGGCCGCCGCGCGCGCCGGCAAGGATATTGCCTTGGAAAAACCTATTTCCCTCTCCGTGGCTGAAGGGCGCGCCATTGTCAATGCCGTCCGCCAGCATCAGCGGGTTTTTCGCACGGATACCGAAGTGCGCAGCGAGTTGAAATTTCTCCAGCTCGTGCAGGTGGTTCGCAACGGCCTGCTGGGCAAGGTGCAACGCGTCCTGGCTGGCGTGCCCAAAGACCTCGCCCCGCTGGCCCAGCGGCCGCCGGCGATGCCTGTGCCGCCAGACCTCGATTATGACTTGTGGCAAGGCCCCGCCCCGGCACGGCCTTATACCGAGCAGCGGGTGCATCCCGTCCGTGATGCCTCCAAGCGCCCGGGCTGGATGATGATTCGCGATTATTCGCAGGGCATGATTGCCAACTGGGGCGCGCACATTCTCGACATTGTGCAATGGGCGTTGAACACCGAGCGCACCGGACCGGTGGAAGTCGAGGGCACGGGGGTGTTTCCTCAGGACAATCTTTGGGATGTCTTGCAGGATTTTCAGGTGCGCTACCGTTATGCCAGCGGGGTGGAAGTCTTCTACTCCAATGCCGGCCGGCCATTTGTCCGCGTGGAGGGCGCCGAAGGCTGGATTGAACACACCTGGTTCAAGGCGGAGGGTTTCATCGCCTCCAACGAGGCCTGGCTCTCCTGGAAACCCGGCCCCAACGATATTTCCTTCCCGCTGTTGACGGAAAAGCAGGACTTTGTGAACTGCGTCAAGTCACGCCGGGAAACCATGATTCCGGCTGAAGTGGGACATCGCACCACCACCCTCTGCCAGATTGGGCACATTGCCATCGAGGTGGGCGGCAAACTGCAATGGGACCCCGAGGCCGAACGCTTCCGCAACAGCGAGGCCGCCAACCGCCTGCTCACCCGCCCCAGCCGTGCGCCGTGGCAGGTGTGA
- the rho gene encoding transcription termination factor Rho, with product MGSHANSAHYPDYGSGYLEISEKGFGFLRSPDNFFAPKPTDIFVTPDTIKRSFLREGALVEGTLQPPHRGTSPQLRAVEKVNGMPFQEYVKTLRFENLTTIDPVEKFKLETTPDLIETRIIDLVTPIGKGTRGLIVAPPRTGKTTILKQIANAITANHPEVHVLVLLIDERPEEVTDFQRSVKAEVVASSNDQDLETHVRLSRFMIERCRRMVEAKKDVFVLLDSITRVARAYNSVHGGSGRTMTGGVDARALEIPRKMFAAARKIEEGGSLTIIATALVETGSRMDELIFQEFKGTGNMELVLDRKLSDRRLFPAIDIPRSGTRKEEKLFPKNQIESVRKLRRMMVDLNPVEAMETLIAACKKHKTNDELLAKLDRG from the coding sequence ATGGGTTCACATGCCAATTCGGCCCATTATCCCGATTACGGCTCGGGATATCTGGAAATCTCGGAAAAGGGGTTCGGCTTTCTGCGGTCCCCGGACAATTTTTTTGCGCCCAAGCCCACTGATATTTTTGTCACACCGGACACCATCAAACGCAGTTTCTTGCGGGAAGGGGCGCTGGTGGAAGGCACCCTGCAGCCGCCCCATCGCGGCACCAGCCCGCAGTTGCGGGCGGTGGAAAAAGTTAATGGGATGCCCTTTCAAGAATACGTCAAGACCCTGCGCTTCGAGAATTTGACCACCATTGACCCGGTGGAAAAGTTCAAGCTGGAGACGACGCCCGACCTGATTGAGACGCGCATCATTGATCTGGTGACCCCCATTGGCAAGGGCACGCGCGGTTTGATTGTGGCGCCTCCGCGCACCGGCAAGACCACCATCCTCAAGCAAATCGCCAACGCCATCACCGCCAACCATCCCGAGGTGCACGTGCTGGTGCTGCTCATTGACGAGCGTCCGGAGGAAGTCACCGACTTCCAGCGCTCGGTCAAGGCCGAGGTGGTGGCCTCCTCGAATGACCAGGACCTCGAAACCCACGTGCGCCTGTCGCGCTTCATGATTGAACGCTGCCGTCGCATGGTCGAGGCCAAGAAGGATGTGTTTGTGCTGCTTGACTCCATCACGCGCGTGGCCCGCGCCTACAACAGCGTGCATGGCGGCTCCGGCCGCACCATGACCGGCGGCGTGGATGCCCGCGCCCTGGAAATTCCGCGCAAAATGTTCGCCGCGGCCCGCAAGATTGAAGAGGGTGGCTCCCTGACCATCATCGCGACCGCCCTGGTGGAAACCGGCAGCCGCATGGACGAATTGATTTTCCAGGAGTTCAAGGGCACCGGCAACATGGAGCTGGTGCTGGATCGCAAGCTCAGTGACCGCCGCCTGTTCCCGGCGATTGACATTCCCCGCAGCGGCACGCGCAAGGAAGAAAAGCTCTTCCCCAAAAACCAGATTGAATCCGTGCGCAAATTGCGGCGCATGATGGTGGACCTCAACCCCGTGGAGGCCATGGAAACCCTCATTGCCGCCTGCAAAAAGCACAAGACCAACGACGAGCTGCTGGCCAAGCTGGACCGCGGTTGA